A window of the Gossypium hirsutum isolate 1008001.06 chromosome A05, Gossypium_hirsutum_v2.1, whole genome shotgun sequence genome harbors these coding sequences:
- the LOC107957580 gene encoding proteasome subunit alpha type-1-B encodes MFRNQYDTDVTTWSPAGRLFQVEYAMEAVKQGSAAIGLRSKTHVVLGCVNKANSELSSHQKKIFEVDDHIGVAIAGLTADGRVLSRYMRNECINYSFTYESPLPVGRLVVQLADKAQVCTQRSWKRPYGVGLLVAGLDESGAHLYYNCPSGNYFEYQAFAIGSRSQAAKTYLERRFENFTGSSRDDLVKDAIMAIRETLQGETLKSSICTIAVVGAGEPFHVLDQGTVQQIIDTFETAAEQEDPATEPDAATGQEAAAEQGTAADHGGSTDEGAAPMDI; translated from the exons ATGTTCAGGAACCAGTACGATACCGACGTCACTACATGGAGCCCAGCTGGGCGGTTGTTCCAAGTGGAGTACGCGATGGAGGCTGTGAAGCAGGGTTCGGCGGCGATCGGTCTCCGATCCAAGACCCATGTGGTGTTGGGTTGCGTCAACAAGGCTAATTCTGAATTGTCTTCTCACCAGAAGAAGATCTTCGAAGTCGACGACCACATTGGGGTCGCCATCGCCGGTCTCACCGCCGACGGTCGCGTGCTCTCTCGGTATATGCGAAACGAGTGTATCAACTACAGCTTCACTTACGAATCGCCGCTTCCTGTTGGGAGACTCGTCGTCCAGCTCGCCGATAAAGCACAG GTTTGCACCCAACGCTCTTGGAAACGACCTTACGGTGTTGGCCTGTTGGTGGCTGGCTTGGATGAATCTGGGGCTCATCTTTACTATAACTGTCCAAGTGGGAATTACTTCGAATACCAGGCTTTTGCCATTGGATCACGGTCACAAGCTGCAAAGACATACTTGGAACGGAGGTTTGAGAACTTTACAGGCTCCTCGAGGGATGATCTGGTGAAAGATGCTATTATGGCAATAAGGGAGACCCTGCAAGGAGAAACTCTGAAAAGCTCAATATGTACAATTGCTGTGGTAGGGGCTGGAGAACCGTTCCACGTATTAGATCAGGGAACTGTACAGCAAATCATTGATACCTTCGAGACTGCAGCGGAGCAAGAAGACCCCGCTACCGAACCTGATGCTGCTACAGGTCAGGAGGCTGCCGCTGAGCAGGGCACTGCTGCTGATCACGGTGGTTCTACAGATGAAGGTGCAGCCCCAATGGATATTTGA
- the LOC107957579 gene encoding uncharacterized sugar kinase slr0537, producing MGAETLVNNGEAKAPLILGLQPAALIDHVACVDWSLLHQIPGERGGSIPVEFKELEHILSELKKHILTSVDDPSPMKTMAGGSVANTIRGLSSGFGVNSGMIGAYGDDEQGQLFVSNMNFTGVNISRLRKKTGPTAQCVCLVDAYGNRTMRPCLSTAVKVQGDELTKDDFSGSKWLVMRYGIFNLEVTQAAIRFAKLEGLSVSIDLASFEMVRNFREPLLKLLKSGDIDLCFANEDEATELLRGEANASPEAALEYLSKYCRWAVVTLGANGCIAKHAPEVVRVPAIGETKVVDATGAGDLFAGGFLYGLVKGLSLEECCKVGSCSGGAVIRSLGGEVTPENWQWMYKQMQIKGLPLPDIRN from the exons ATGGGAGCAGAAACCTTGGTTAATAACGGGGAGGCCAAGGCTCCCCTTATCCTGGGACTACAGCCAGCTGCCCTCATTGATCATGTGGCTTGTGTCGATTGGTCCTTGCTCCATCAAATTCCTGGTGAACGTGGTGGCTCCATTCCG GTGGAATTCAAGGAGCTTGAGCATATATTAAGCGAGTTGAAAAAGCATATCCTTACTTCAGTTGATGATCCATCTCCTATGAAGACTATGGCTGGGGGAAGTGTTGCAAATACTATTCGTGGACTTAGCTCTGGCTTTGGTGTTAACAGTGGAATGATCGGGGCCTATGGGGATGATGAGCAAGGTCAATTGTTTGTAAGTAACATGAACTTTACTGGAGTTAATATTTCGAGACTGCGAAAGAAGACGGGACCAACGGCTCAG TGTGTTTGCCTAGTTGATGCATACGGCAATAGAACAATGCGCCCTTGCCTGTCGACCGCTGTAAAAGTTCAG GGGGATGAATTGACGAAGGATGACTTTAGTGGTTCTAAG TGGTTAGTAATGAGATATGGAATATTCAATTTGGAAGTTACTCAAGCAGCTATAAGATTTGCCAAACTAGAGGGTTTGTCTGTCTCCATCGATTTGGCCAGTTTTGAG ATGGTTCGGAATTTTAGAGAACCTCTTCTAAAGTTACTGAAGTCGGGAGATATCGACCTCTGCTTTGCCAACGAGGATGAAGCAACAGAACTACTAAG GGGTGAAGCAAATGCTAGTCCTGAAGCTGCACTGGAATACCTGTCCAAATATTGCCGATGGGCTGTGGTTACATTAGGGGCCAACGGATGCATCGCAAAACACGCACCAGAG GTTGTCCGAGTTCCGGCTATAGGGGAGACAAAAGTGGTTGATGCCACAGGAGCTGGGGACCTCTTCGCTGGTGGTTTCTTATATGGATTGGTCAAGGGATTATCACTTGAGGAATGTTGCAAAGTGGGCTCATGTAGTGGTGGTGCAGTGATTCGTTCACTTGGGGGTGAGGTAACACCTGAGAACTGGCAATGGATGTATAAGCAGATGCAGATAAAGGGCCTACCACTTCCTGATATTCGGAATTGA
- the LOC107957578 gene encoding uncharacterized protein codes for MGSLMAGWDSPVSESDPTSVIRQRNRSLTKEEIEAYWKSKKQTEEEHLKATFSPSYTCTHSYLETPLEEHGSKNLRSNSSQEDAETSLENIIKKNGWWTRSNWAFLNEPPVLDRPTNSYKPQFHVANLSASKLNPDSGISV; via the exons ATGGGTTCTTTAATGGCGGGATGGGATTCTCCTGTATCAGAATCGGATCCTACATCAG TAATACGCCAACGAAATCGATCGTTGACCAAGGAAGAGATCGAAGCTTATTGGAAATCAAAGAAGCAAACGGAGGAAGAACATCTTAAAGCTACTTTTAGTCCATCATATACCTGCACTCACTCTTACCTG GAAACACCATTGGAGGAGCATGGAAGTAAGAATCTGAGATCAAACTCCAGCCAGGAGGATGCAGAAACAAGCCTGGAGAATATCATAAAGAAAAATGGCTG GTGGACAAGGAGCAATTGGGCATTCTTGAATGAACCGCCTGTACTTGACCGGCCTACCAACAGTTACAAACCACAGTTCCACGTTGCCAACCTTTCTGCTTCCAAGCTTAACCCAGATTCTGGGATCAGTGTTTAA